A genomic window from Henningerozyma blattae CBS 6284 chromosome 3, complete genome includes:
- the TBLA0C02820 gene encoding uncharacterized protein (similar to Saccharomyces cerevisiae IML2 (YJL082W) and YKR018C; ancestral locus Anc_1.285), with product MFKVINALKGSRNSNGMSQPEKTKFVLEQAADFEVALKAMDYVLDDRAKEGLALLEESAGGENEKTIHTLAKGVIEFLEAILGFEAAEMKKASSTLAHAEELSLKSRANAQKLGIRSSSFYPPGTVYAVTYTESCLLHALLMLFSESMMEAAKALLKLRKAYHMLVEIFQAIKKVEQNKKNNNNLYKNEITDSQASFISLGSTFTSIDIPYKLTPEEQEDKNLLQYAEKVQRMRMKRLTGAHIGNSPAINRLRTDLGLNAMKDLPENETTDFAPLSDELDLTQATIDEFINSGVNLCYGILQVVLSLIPPAIGTVLSIVGFKGTREEGLRLIWKSTKHRNIHGCIGLLGLMFYYDGPFQFTDADFDIPAAIKPKKSINNLNSHSTSNGNTATTEKLSRTPSQRSTTASLSTAQSGTVPSGARSRSSTMRSNAVISVDDMDGPTLLHPGKMLDNALLQARALFPNSALWILNEATMLSGKGRLQEAVDLLESIDVEKIEMRQVKSRLIFDRAITLVHLHQYDKAAKDLIYLIDISDWSHALYRYFAGCCYLENYRMSQLGLETKETPEFYKQKATELIFSAPDLLGKKTFKSKNLPLDRFMLRKVESFKAIQKKYGFEDPLDAIATSPVHELSYFYNGYNRMDSGNLKLAQNLLTNYHNPAVDKLNVDQELIRNFLICLTFRRLGEVEKGCQILDEKVLPAFFSLENGQVKYVKKTDDPWLYPAALYERALFTWKLKI from the coding sequence CTGCTAGAAGAGAGCGCTGGTGgagaaaatgaaaagacAATTCATACTCTGGCAAAAGGTGTTATCGAATTTTTAGAAGCAATTTTAGGTTTTGAAGCTGCTGAAATGAAGAAAGCTTCTAGTACTTTAGCTCATGCTGAAGAATTATCCTTAAAGAGTAGAGCTAACGCTCAGAAATTAGGCATTCGTAGTAGTTCCTTCTATCCGCCAGGAACAGTTTATGCTGTCACTTATACCGAATCATGTTTATTACATGCTTTATTGATGTTATTTAGTGAAAGTATGATGGAAGCAGCAAAagctttattaaaattaagaaaGGCTTATCATATGCTagttgaaatttttcaagcAATCAAGAAAGTTGAACAAAATAAGaagaataataacaatctatataaaaatgaaatcaCAGATTCTCAAGCTAGCTTTATTTCATTAGGTTCAACTTTTACTTCAATTGATATTCCATATAAATTAACTCCGGAAGAACAAGAAGATAAAAACCTTTTGCAATATGCTGAAAAAGTTCAAAGAATGAGAATGAAAAGATTAACAGGTGCTCATATTGGAAATTCGCCTGCTATTAATAGATTAAGAACCGATCTGGGCTTAAATGCAATGAAAGATTTGCCAGAAAATGAAACTACTGATTTCGCCCCATTATCTGACGAATTAGATTTAACTCAGGCGACAATTGATGAGTTTATTAATTCAGGTGTAAATTTATGTTATGGTATTTTACAAGttgtattatcattaattcCACCTGCTATTGGTACAGTTTTGTCTATAGTTGGTTTTAAAGGTACTCGTGAAGAAGGTTTAAGATTAATTTGGAAATCAACTAAACATAGAAATATTCATGGTTGTATAGGTTTATTAGGGTTAATGTTTTATTACGATGGCCCATTCCAATTCACAGATGCAGATTTTGATATTCCAGCAGCTATTAAACCGAAGAAAAGCATTAACAATCTAAACTCACATAGCACTAGCAATGGTAATACTGCTACCACTGAAAAATTAAGTAGAACCCCATCACAAAGAAGTACGACTGCTTCACTAAGTACTGCACAATCAGGCACAGTTCCATCAGGTGCTCGTAGTAGATCCTCCACTATGAGAAGTAATGCAGTAATATCAGTTGATGATATGGATGGTCCAACTCTATTACACCCAGGTAAAATGTTGGATAATGCATTACTACAAGCAAGAGCCTTATTTCCAAATAGTGCGTTATGGATATTAAATGAAGCTACTATGCTAAGTGGTAAAGGCCGTTTACAAGAAGCGGTTGATTTGTTAGAATCAATTGAtgtagaaaaaattgaaatgaGACAAGTTAAATCAAGATTAATCTTTGATCGTGCAATTACGTTGGTTCACTTACACCAATACGATAAAGCAGCTAAGGActtgatttatttgatagATATAAGTGATTGGTCTCATGCTCTTTACAGATATTTTGCTGGATGTtgttatttagaaaattatagaaTGAGTCAATTAGGACTTGAAACTAAAGAAACTCCAGAATTTTATAAGCAAAAGGCCACAGAATTAATCTTTTCAGCTCCAGACTTATTGGGTAAAAAGACATTCAAATCTAAGAATTTGCCATTGGATAGATTTATGTTAAGAAAAGTAGAATCATTCAAAGCCATCCAAAAGAAATATGGGTTTGAAGATCCATTGGATGCAATTGCAACCTCCCCTGTACATGAATTATCATATTTCTATAATGGTTACAACAGAATGGATAGTGGTAACTTGAAATTAGCACAAAATTTGTTAACAAATTATCACAACCCTGCAGTTGATAAGCTAAATGTTGATCAAGAATTAATCAGAAATTTCTTGATTTGTTTAACATTCAGAAGATTAGGGGAAGTAGAAAAGGGATGTCAAATATTGGATGAAAAAGTCCTCCCAGCCTTTTTCTCATTAGAAAATGGTCAAGTCAAGTATGTGAAGAAAACAGATGACCCATGGTTGTATCCAGCTGCATTATATGAAAGAGCATTATTCACatggaaattaaaaatatga
- the HEL1 gene encoding E3 ubiquitin-protein ligase HEL1 (similar to Saccharomyces cerevisiae YKR017C; ancestral locus Anc_1.286) — protein sequence MKKDPIDATGTNGSRSFNRDIAEIPLANSDHTIPKNNNALRNNSNQSNLSTLSGKSSNNPFRIKLELQQPTPFTPDNLAEEQEEPDSDFEIDEDELFSDDDDIFINNLDQSFNDLNISTSLNDNKIINEGGVPNLKYDCLTTNELYDRMLLRVEKIKPILDISKDDIILLMQRYNWNEEKLLESWADQREHIIEDVGLSSNNDGTNKFKNNNPFRDNSLQSRENYLCPICYEEKDCTTFKLECNHEFCTDCYQRYIKNKLSDGNIITCMSCSLALKNNDIDIIMGNNDSSNILMNSSIKSFIQKNNKAFKWCPYTDCQCIIHFKDTLYLSEFKRLHCSPFVTCKNSHKFCFSCGFESHSPADCDITNAWVKKTRNESDYLNWVLSNTKECPKCNVNIEKNGGCNHMKCSSCKYEFCWICDGPWAPHGTSYYECTQYKNEKDKDKDSNSSNDDKKLKKFTFYYRIFNEHEMSAKLDWKLGQTVSQNVYQLQEKLGLSWIEGQFLTDSLKVLNEGRTALKWSFAVAYYSDQSHNLTKIFMDNQALLSHAVESLSEMLTEKNPKILMEKKNEFFNKTGYVENRKHALLECGRDLLCKGICKPK from the coding sequence ATGAAAAAGGATCCTATAGATGCTACTGGTACTAACGGAAGCAGATCCTTTAACAGAGACATTGCAGAAATCCCACTTGCAAATAGTGACCATACAATACCgaagaataataatgcatTAAGAAATAACAGCAATCAAAGTAATTTAAGCACTTTAAGCGGGAAAAGTTCTAACAATCCATTTAGAATAAAGTTAGAATTACAACAGCCTACTCCCTTTACACCCGATAATCTAGCAGAGGAACAAGAAGAACCAGATTCggattttgaaattgacgaggatgaattatttagtgatgatgatgacatatttatcaataatttgGACCAAAgttttaatgatttaaatatttctacctcattaaatgataataagaTAATTAATGAAGGTGGCGTGCCAAACTTGAAATACGATTGTTTAACAACAAATGAACTTTATGATAGAATGTTACTTAGGGTTGAAAAGATAAAACCAATCTTGGACATCTCAAAAGATGacattattcttttaatgcAACGTTATAATTGGAATGAagagaaattattagaatcttGGGCAGACCAAAGAGAACACATCATCGAAGATGTAGGTTTAAGTTCCAATAATGATGgaacaaataaattcaaaaataataacccATTTAGAGATAATAGCCTTCAATCTAGGGAAAATTACCTTTGTCCAATATGTtatgaagaaaaagattGTACCACTTTCAAATTGGAATGTAATCATGAATTTTGCACTGATTGCTATCAGCgctatattaaaaataaattaagtGACGGGAACATCATCACTTGTATGAGCTGTTCATTagctttaaaaaataatgatattgatatcATAATGGgtaataatgattcaaGTAATATTCTCAtgaattcttcaattaaaagttttattcaaaaaaataacaaagcATTTAAATGGTGTCCATACACTGATTGTCAATGTATCATTCATTTTAAAGATACTTTATATCTATCAGAATTTAAACGTTTACATTGTTCGCCATTTGTTACGTGTAAAAATTCTCATAAATTTTGCTTCTCATGTGGTTTTGAATCTCATTCCCCTGCTGATTGTGATATTACGAATGCTTGGGTTAAGAAAACACGAAATGAAAgtgattatttaaattgggttttatcaaatacaaaagaatGTCCTAAATGTAATGTCAATATTGAGAAAAATGGTGGCTGTAATCATATGAAATGTTCAAGTTGCAAATATGAATTTTGTTGGATTTGTGATGGGCCATGGGCTCCACATGGGACATCATATTATGAATGCACtcaatataaaaatgaaaaagataaagataaagattcaaattcatcaaatgatgataaaaaattgaaaaaattcacATTTTATTATAGAATCTTTAATGAGCATGAAATGTCAGCAAAATTAGATTGGAAATTAGGGCAAACAGTAAGTCAAAACGTTTATcaattacaagaaaaattaggCCTTTCGTGGATTGAAGGTCAATTTTTAACTGATAGTTTGAAAGTTTTAAATGAAGGCCGTACGGCTTTGAAATGGTCCTTTGCAGTGGCATATTATTCAGACCAATCACACAATTTAACAAAGATTTTTATGGATAATCAAGCTTTATTATCGCATGCAGTTGAGTCTTTATCTGAAATGttaacagaaaaaaatccaaaaattttaatggaaaagaagaatgagttttttaataaaactgGGTATGTGGAGAATAGAAAGCATGCGTTATTAGAATGTGGTAGAGATTTATTGTGTAAAGGTATTTGTAAGCCAAAATAG